In a genomic window of Luoshenia tenuis:
- a CDS encoding YhgE/Pip domain-containing protein, giving the protein MKDLKNKNKWAAAALAGTLALCMGVCAVSYGPLQARAQGEAAAAAPAQETQVKSLLSGFVSGKDETVYVLTGADGEVHKVIVSDWLKNPDGLDTLKDYTELEDPQNVKGEGGYQKDGEGIAWEAAGEDVYYQGTTDKAPPVEVRLSYTLDGQPIAPEALAGKSGRVTLHIDYVNHEKRTVEIGGEQQEIYVPFVAVTGVILDGEHFSNVAVTGGKLINDGDRSVVMGFALPGLKDSLGLSDEDVDLDIPERVEISCDAEDFTLDTVMTLVTGEMFNELELGDVTDAAELTGALQELQEASGQLVDGSSALYDGLATLMSKSGALVTGIDQLSAGALQLRGGAGDLKQGADALATGAAGLKEGLETLCANNDQLNGGAGKVFDSLLAAAQSQLKAAGLTVPAMTRENYSQVLSSVLDNLDEAKVRALATQKAQEAVTAQVKENLVTIRAGVESAAREQVLAAVLKGAGLDLTPEQYRAAVQAGGIDSAVVAAVEQNVSGQMASSAVQGKIEAAVQQQVDALIQQNMQSDTVKEQIASAVAQAKSGAGSVSALKAQLDAYKEFYDGLTEYTAGVQTAYAGSAELASGAEALSGGAGELLAGAKALSKGAGALKSGSGQLLGGVDQLEGGALTLKEGMAQFDEAGIQKLVEVFDGDVQGLIDRFTALSDAAKAYQSFAGLAEGMQGSVKFIYKTDAIGE; this is encoded by the coding sequence ATGAAAGATCTGAAGAATAAAAACAAATGGGCCGCCGCCGCGCTGGCGGGCACACTGGCCCTTTGCATGGGGGTATGCGCCGTAAGCTACGGGCCGTTGCAGGCCCGGGCGCAAGGGGAGGCCGCCGCGGCGGCCCCTGCACAGGAAACGCAGGTGAAGAGCCTGCTCAGCGGCTTTGTTTCCGGCAAGGATGAGACGGTGTACGTGCTCACCGGGGCGGACGGGGAAGTCCATAAGGTGATCGTCAGCGACTGGCTGAAAAACCCCGATGGCCTGGATACCTTAAAGGATTATACCGAGCTTGAAGATCCCCAGAACGTCAAGGGCGAGGGCGGCTACCAAAAAGACGGGGAGGGCATCGCCTGGGAGGCGGCCGGGGAGGATGTGTACTACCAGGGCACCACCGATAAGGCCCCGCCGGTAGAGGTGCGCTTGAGCTATACCCTGGATGGGCAGCCCATCGCCCCGGAGGCGCTGGCGGGTAAGAGCGGCCGGGTGACCCTCCATATCGATTACGTCAATCACGAAAAGCGCACCGTGGAGATCGGCGGGGAGCAGCAGGAAATATACGTTCCCTTCGTGGCGGTGACCGGGGTCATCCTGGATGGCGAGCACTTTAGCAACGTGGCGGTGACGGGCGGCAAGCTGATAAACGATGGGGACCGGTCCGTCGTCATGGGCTTTGCCCTGCCGGGGCTCAAGGATAGCCTGGGCCTTTCCGATGAGGATGTGGACCTGGACATCCCCGAGCGGGTGGAGATTAGCTGCGATGCCGAGGATTTTACGCTGGATACCGTCATGACCCTGGTCACCGGGGAGATGTTTAACGAGCTGGAACTGGGAGATGTGACGGACGCCGCGGAGCTGACCGGCGCGCTGCAGGAGCTGCAGGAGGCCTCCGGGCAGCTGGTGGACGGTTCCTCGGCCCTGTACGATGGCTTGGCCACGCTGATGAGCAAGTCCGGCGCGCTGGTAACGGGTATCGACCAGCTCTCGGCCGGGGCGCTTCAGCTTAGGGGCGGCGCGGGAGATTTAAAACAGGGCGCCGATGCCCTGGCTACCGGCGCTGCGGGCTTAAAAGAGGGCCTGGAGACGCTGTGTGCCAATAACGATCAGCTAAACGGCGGCGCGGGAAAGGTGTTTGATTCGCTGCTGGCCGCCGCGCAAAGCCAGCTCAAAGCCGCGGGCCTCACCGTGCCTGCGATGACGCGGGAAAACTACAGCCAGGTGCTCTCCTCGGTGTTGGACAATCTGGACGAGGCCAAGGTGCGCGCCCTGGCCACCCAAAAGGCGCAAGAAGCGGTGACGGCCCAGGTGAAGGAAAATTTGGTGACCATCCGCGCCGGGGTGGAATCCGCGGCGCGCGAGCAGGTGCTGGCCGCGGTGCTCAAGGGCGCGGGGCTGGACCTGACGCCGGAGCAGTACCGCGCGGCGGTGCAGGCGGGCGGGATAGATAGCGCCGTGGTCGCGGCGGTGGAGCAGAATGTCAGCGGCCAGATGGCCTCCTCCGCCGTGCAGGGCAAGATCGAGGCGGCCGTGCAGCAGCAGGTGGATGCGCTGATCCAGCAGAATATGCAAAGCGATACGGTAAAAGAGCAGATCGCCTCTGCCGTGGCGCAGGCCAAGTCCGGCGCGGGCAGCGTATCGGCCCTGAAAGCGCAGTTGGACGCCTATAAGGAGTTTTACGACGGGCTGACCGAATACACCGCCGGCGTACAGACAGCCTATGCGGGCAGCGCAGAGCTGGCTAGCGGCGCGGAAGCCCTGTCCGGCGGCGCGGGCGAGCTGCTTGCGGGCGCTAAAGCGCTGTCCAAGGGCGCAGGCGCGCTCAAGAGCGGCAGCGGGCAGCTGCTGGGCGGCGTAGACCAGCTGGAAGGGGGCGCCCTTACCCTTAAAGAGGGCATGGCCCAGTTTGACGAGGCGGGCATCCAAAAGCTGGTCGAGGTCTTTGACGGCGACGTGCAGGGGCTGATCGACCGGTTTACCGCCCTGTCCGACGCGGCCAAGGCCTACCAGAGCTTTGCCGGCCTTGCCGAGGGCATGCAGGGCAGCGTCAAGTTTATCTATAAGACCGATGCCATCGGCGAATAG
- a CDS encoding glycosyltransferase, with protein MKILLVMDQYYGANNGATISARRFAGVLMAHGHEVRVACTAMGDMQSQGERAYLMRKQYIPIFDNLVTAQGMIFSKPDDALLEEAISWADVTHFLLPFAMAHHGIRICKRLGKPYTAAFHVQPENVSSSLHLGNVKFVNDGIYAWYRHYIYKDCAHIHCPSRFIAGELQKHGYKGKLHVISNGIDPDFTYRKQEKPAAYADKFIILMIGRLSIEKRQDVLIRAIKLSRHADRLTLVLAGKGPRKKQLEKLIRKLEVPAAIRFFDKKDLLDMIAVSDLYVHAADMEIEAMSCMEAFAGGLVPVIANSPKSATPQFALDERSLFRAGDPQDLARKIDYWIEHEDERKKMEHAYSALGKKYDLDTCVRQAEEMFREAMRGA; from the coding sequence ATGAAGATTTTATTGGTCATGGACCAATACTACGGCGCCAACAATGGCGCCACCATCTCGGCCCGGCGGTTTGCCGGGGTGCTGATGGCGCATGGGCACGAGGTGCGGGTGGCCTGCACGGCCATGGGGGATATGCAAAGCCAGGGCGAGCGGGCGTATCTGATGCGCAAGCAGTACATCCCGATTTTTGATAACCTGGTCACCGCGCAAGGCATGATCTTTTCAAAGCCGGACGACGCGTTGCTGGAAGAGGCCATTTCCTGGGCGGATGTGACCCACTTTTTGCTGCCCTTTGCCATGGCGCACCATGGCATCCGCATCTGCAAGCGCCTGGGCAAGCCCTATACCGCGGCCTTTCACGTGCAGCCGGAGAATGTTTCCAGCTCCCTGCACCTGGGCAACGTCAAATTCGTAAACGATGGCATCTACGCCTGGTACCGCCACTATATTTATAAGGATTGCGCGCATATCCACTGCCCCAGCCGGTTTATCGCGGGGGAGCTGCAAAAACACGGTTACAAGGGCAAACTGCACGTGATCTCCAACGGTATCGACCCGGATTTTACCTACCGCAAGCAGGAGAAGCCCGCGGCCTACGCGGATAAGTTCATTATCTTGATGATCGGGCGGCTCTCCATCGAAAAGCGGCAGGATGTGCTGATCCGCGCCATCAAGCTATCCCGGCACGCGGACAGGCTGACGCTGGTGCTGGCGGGCAAGGGGCCGCGCAAAAAGCAGCTGGAAAAGCTGATCCGCAAGCTGGAGGTGCCGGCTGCCATCCGCTTTTTTGATAAGAAGGATCTGCTGGACATGATCGCCGTGAGCGACCTGTACGTGCATGCGGCGGATATGGAGATCGAGGCCATGAGCTGTATGGAGGCCTTTGCCGGGGGGCTGGTGCCGGTTATCGCCAACAGCCCTAAAAGCGCCACGCCCCAGTTTGCCCTGGACGAGCGCAGCCTGTTCCGGGCGGGGGACCCGCAGGATCTGGCCCGCAAGATCGATTACTGGATCGAGCACGAGGACGAGCGCAAAAAGATGGAGCATGCCTATAGCGCGCTGGGCAAAAAGTACGACCTGGATACCTGCGTGCGTCAGGCCGAGGAGATGTTCCGCGAGGCGATGCGCGGGGCGTAG
- a CDS encoding lysophospholipid acyltransferase family protein, giving the protein MNAVQDKREGRTAEDEHVVHMWQPFSFEVAPDYDFRRDGFLRRTVGVALRGAATVILSVVDRVFLGLKIEGWENLKGLGARGAVTVSNHVHMMDCSMIDQALWNRRMYYVTLESNFRIPLVRHLVRVFGGVPLSQKPKAMARLFEEMGKALKAGAFVQVYPEGVLYPYYQGLRPFKKGAFYLAVKNKVPVVPMVIAARRPRGLYRLYKRKPCLKLTILPPIYPKPFLGQKQAIETLMEDCRAAMDAQLRDQDVRGQDE; this is encoded by the coding sequence ATGAATGCCGTACAGGATAAGCGGGAGGGCCGCACCGCGGAAGATGAGCACGTGGTGCACATGTGGCAGCCGTTTTCCTTTGAAGTCGCGCCGGATTATGACTTCCGGCGGGATGGCTTTTTGCGCCGCACGGTGGGCGTGGCCCTGCGCGGGGCGGCCACGGTCATCCTCTCCGTGGTGGACCGGGTGTTTTTGGGGCTGAAGATCGAGGGCTGGGAGAACCTTAAGGGCCTGGGCGCGCGGGGGGCGGTCACCGTATCCAACCACGTGCATATGATGGATTGCTCCATGATCGACCAGGCGCTGTGGAACCGGCGGATGTATTACGTCACCCTGGAGAGCAACTTCCGCATCCCGCTGGTGCGCCACCTGGTGCGGGTGTTCGGCGGGGTGCCGCTGTCCCAAAAGCCCAAGGCCATGGCACGCCTGTTTGAGGAGATGGGCAAGGCCTTAAAGGCGGGGGCCTTTGTACAGGTCTATCCGGAGGGGGTGCTCTACCCCTATTATCAGGGCCTTAGGCCTTTTAAAAAGGGCGCGTTTTACCTGGCGGTAAAAAATAAGGTGCCGGTGGTGCCCATGGTGATCGCCGCGCGCAGGCCCCGGGGGCTTTACCGGCTGTATAAGCGCAAGCCCTGCCTGAAGCTGACCATCCTGCCGCCCATCTATCCCAAGCCGTTTCTGGGGCAAAAGCAGGCCATCGAGACCCTGATGGAGGACTGCCGCGCCGCCATGGACGCCCAGCTGCGCGACCAGGACGTTAGAGGGCAGGATGAATAA
- a CDS encoding YDG domain-containing protein codes for MKKRRWVALLLSVAVLLSLGVLPATALAAGDTFTVTYMTNAGVEMGTLTYTVDDPANAFPTSGFGSHFPDFMARAQQKGGVYLSNDLAQRWYEDAAFASPATFPQGQAGENYTVYCKLTVGNIGAGSVQNQAADASYADTSMAILALSGQYVSGRNDGYEGAKAVFEKKVDGQWVEVPERYYNDSTGTPWPNVIWLHDVADSGVYRLKYFRYTATDNAGNALYYVDAYDATSGEYTVSISPVQLTLTGVTAQDRTCDGTQDVALAGGTLEGVLYGDDVSFALGTGNMADPYAGKDKSVTTNIQLTGAKAGNYVLTQPEGLTVTITCAAERVEEKPATCTQAGHTAYWYCAACDRYYGDEALTQVISQEQTVLAALGHSPEKVEAKAPTATEAGNIAYWKCRECGKVFSDEACTQEIALAQTVLPATGEPAPSPSAQPSAQVEIAASATPQTGDDRGGMLWIGVMLLAGAGIVAGTLLRGKERKVNK; via the coding sequence ATGAAAAAGAGAAGATGGGTGGCCCTGCTGTTGAGCGTGGCCGTGCTGCTGTCGCTCGGCGTGTTGCCGGCCACTGCTTTGGCTGCTGGCGACACCTTTACCGTGACCTACATGACCAATGCGGGCGTGGAAATGGGCACGCTGACCTATACGGTGGACGACCCGGCCAATGCCTTCCCCACGAGTGGGTTTGGCTCCCATTTCCCTGATTTTATGGCCCGGGCCCAGCAAAAGGGCGGGGTGTACCTCTCCAACGATCTGGCACAAAGGTGGTATGAGGATGCAGCCTTTGCGTCCCCGGCAACCTTCCCACAAGGGCAAGCGGGGGAGAATTATACCGTCTACTGTAAATTAACGGTGGGCAATATCGGGGCCGGCAGCGTCCAAAACCAGGCGGCAGATGCCTCCTATGCGGATACATCCATGGCTATCCTCGCCCTATCAGGGCAGTATGTTTCGGGTAGGAACGATGGCTATGAGGGCGCAAAGGCCGTGTTTGAAAAGAAGGTGGACGGCCAGTGGGTGGAGGTGCCCGAGCGGTATTATAACGATTCGACGGGGACGCCCTGGCCCAACGTCATTTGGCTGCACGATGTGGCAGACAGCGGAGTATACCGCCTCAAATACTTCCGCTATACCGCTACGGATAATGCGGGCAACGCGCTTTATTATGTAGATGCGTACGACGCTACCTCGGGCGAGTATACGGTCAGCATTTCTCCGGTTCAGCTGACCCTGACGGGGGTGACGGCGCAGGATCGTACCTGCGATGGAACCCAGGATGTTGCGCTCGCCGGCGGCACGCTGGAGGGCGTGCTGTATGGCGATGATGTATCCTTTGCCCTGGGGACCGGCAACATGGCCGATCCCTACGCCGGTAAAGATAAATCGGTCACTACCAATATTCAGCTTACCGGCGCTAAGGCTGGTAACTATGTGCTGACCCAGCCGGAAGGGCTGACGGTGACGATCACCTGCGCGGCCGAGCGGGTAGAAGAAAAGCCGGCTACCTGCACCCAGGCGGGCCACACCGCTTACTGGTACTGTGCGGCGTGCGACCGGTACTATGGCGACGAGGCTTTAACACAGGTTATCTCGCAGGAGCAGACGGTGTTGGCCGCCCTGGGCCACAGCCCGGAAAAGGTAGAGGCCAAAGCACCTACGGCTACTGAGGCGGGAAACATCGCCTACTGGAAATGTAGGGAATGCGGCAAGGTATTTAGCGACGAGGCTTGTACGCAAGAGATCGCTCTGGCGCAGACGGTACTGCCTGCGACGGGCGAACCGGCGCCCAGCCCTTCTGCGCAGCCCAGCGCTCAAGTAGAAATAGCTGCTTCTGCCACACCCCAAACCGGGGATGACCGGGGCGGCATGCTGTGGATCGGCGTGATGCTGCTGGCCGGCGCGGGGATTGTGGCTGGAACGCTGCTGCGCGGCAAAGAACGCAAAGTAAATAAATAA
- a CDS encoding zinc-ribbon domain-containing protein, which yields MFGFRNFMAGRYGSDALTYALVIFSLILGLLMNLFRVPFLQLIMLLPLGYCFFRMFSRNIERRAAENRAFLKFWQPIGNWFMGRAARSQDAAHRYFRCPKCRQEVRVPRGKGRINITCPKCGNKFIKKT from the coding sequence ATGTTTGGCTTTCGCAATTTTATGGCCGGCCGCTATGGCAGCGATGCGCTGACCTATGCGCTGGTGATCTTTTCCCTGATATTGGGGCTGCTGATGAACCTGTTTCGCGTCCCGTTTTTACAGCTGATCATGCTATTGCCGCTGGGGTACTGCTTTTTCCGCATGTTCTCGCGCAATATTGAGCGGCGCGCGGCGGAGAACCGGGCCTTCCTTAAATTCTGGCAGCCCATCGGCAACTGGTTCATGGGCCGGGCCGCCCGCAGCCAGGATGCGGCGCACCGGTACTTCCGCTGCCCCAAGTGCCGCCAGGAGGTGCGCGTGCCCCGGGGCAAGGGACGCATCAACATCACCTGCCCCAAGTGCGGCAATAAGTTTATCAAAAAAACCTAG
- a CDS encoding YlmC/YmxH family sporulation protein: MMAQLSTYNELRQKEVINVIDGRRMGNIVDLELDVGDGTVLSLIVPGSTKMLQFLRPEKDIIIPWGNIVKIGDDVILVKFDAFCVPRGRD, translated from the coding sequence ATGATGGCACAGCTGTCCACCTATAACGAACTGCGGCAAAAAGAGGTCATCAACGTGATCGATGGCCGACGCATGGGCAACATCGTGGATCTGGAGCTGGACGTGGGAGACGGCACCGTTTTGAGCCTGATCGTGCCGGGTTCCACCAAGATGCTGCAGTTTCTGCGGCCGGAAAAGGATATCATCATCCCCTGGGGCAATATCGTCAAGATCGGGGACGATGTGATCCTGGTCAAGTTTGACGCGTTTTGCGTGCCCCGCGGGCGGGACTAG
- the nrdR gene encoding transcriptional regulator NrdR, with amino-acid sequence MKCRYCGCTELRVIDSRPTEDGAIRRRRECTNCLRRFTTYEKIETLPIYVVKKDGRRQAFDIAKLRAGLIKACEKRPIPLKDVEALAQSIEMQLNNEMVQEVTSLQLGEMVMKRLKELDEVAYVRFASVYRQFKDINTFRDELNRLLGEDRP; translated from the coding sequence ATGAAATGTAGATATTGCGGCTGCACGGAGCTGCGCGTGATCGATTCGCGCCCCACGGAGGACGGGGCCATCCGCCGGCGGCGGGAGTGCACCAACTGCCTGCGGCGCTTTACCACCTATGAGAAGATCGAAACGCTGCCCATCTATGTGGTTAAAAAAGACGGGCGGCGCCAGGCGTTTGATATCGCCAAGCTGCGCGCCGGGCTGATCAAGGCCTGCGAAAAGCGGCCCATCCCTTTAAAGGATGTGGAGGCGCTGGCCCAGTCCATCGAGATGCAGTTGAACAACGAGATGGTGCAGGAGGTCACCAGCCTGCAGCTGGGGGAGATGGTGATGAAGCGCCTAAAGGAGCTGGACGAGGTGGCCTATGTGCGCTTTGCCTCGGTCTACCGCCAGTTCAAGGACATCAACACCTTCCGGGATGAGCTCAACCGCCTGCTGGGCGAGGATAGACCTTAA
- the pgeF gene encoding peptidoglycan editing factor PgeF, with the protein MPKSDFEPRSYAGVLIFKIPLWEEKFPELYHAFSTRVGGVSDGERATMNLSFKRADSAAVVRENYRRLAAAAAAPYEGLVITRQVHGDDILPVKDRALCGKGLADGNITPEYDGLMTDLPGVTLVKHFADCVPLFFYDPVRRVAAISHAGWRGTVKRIGGKTIQSMGETYGSRPQDIYCAIGPSIGPCCFEVDAPVRDAFAQSYGGASPHIHEDGNGKFHIDLQACNREDLLQNGVPAGQIAMANLCTSCNAATFYSHRRDRGHTGTLAGLIGIRG; encoded by the coding sequence ATGCCAAAAAGCGATTTTGAGCCCCGCAGCTACGCCGGGGTTCTTATTTTTAAAATCCCCCTCTGGGAGGAAAAGTTCCCCGAGCTGTACCACGCCTTTTCGACCCGGGTGGGCGGCGTGTCCGATGGGGAGCGGGCCACCATGAACCTAAGCTTTAAGCGGGCGGACAGTGCCGCCGTGGTGCGGGAGAACTACCGGCGCCTGGCCGCTGCGGCCGCCGCCCCTTACGAGGGGCTGGTCATCACCCGCCAGGTGCATGGGGACGATATCCTGCCCGTAAAGGACCGGGCGCTGTGCGGCAAGGGCCTTGCGGACGGCAACATCACCCCGGAATACGATGGGCTGATGACCGACCTGCCCGGGGTAACGCTGGTTAAACACTTTGCCGATTGCGTGCCCCTGTTTTTTTACGACCCCGTGCGCCGGGTGGCCGCCATCTCGCATGCGGGCTGGCGGGGCACGGTCAAGCGCATCGGCGGCAAGACCATTCAAAGCATGGGGGAGACCTATGGCTCAAGGCCGCAGGATATTTACTGCGCCATCGGCCCGTCTATCGGCCCGTGCTGCTTTGAGGTGGACGCCCCGGTGCGGGACGCCTTTGCCCAAAGCTACGGCGGTGCGTCACCCCATATCCATGAGGACGGAAACGGCAAGTTCCATATCGACCTGCAGGCCTGCAACCGGGAGGACCTGCTGCAAAACGGCGTGCCGGCCGGGCAGATCGCCATGGCCAACCTGTGCACCAGCTGCAATGCGGCCACCTTTTACTCCCACCGGCGGGATCGCGGGCATACCGGCACCCTGGCCGGACTGATCGGCATCAGGGGCTAA
- a CDS encoding LysR family transcriptional regulator, protein MENNLQKLMAFVAAVECGSFTKAAARLNYSQSGISRMIADLERDWGVALVRRGRAGVVLTSDGVRLLPYAREVCQAQGRLQARVEELGELQSGLIRIGTFSSVATHWLPGIIKAFQRDYPNVDYELLLGDYTEIESWIAAGRVDCGFLRLPTRPEFETLFLEQDPLLAILPPDHPLAGQQRFPIAAFDGAPFMLLEKGAKAEISQVLERNGVRPHVHFTTWDDYAILSMVESGLGLSILPELILRRVPYQVAIRPLDVPAYRQIGLALRDSKAAPKAVRRFIEYLPCRNG, encoded by the coding sequence ATGGAGAACAACCTTCAAAAGCTGATGGCCTTTGTGGCCGCCGTGGAATGTGGCAGCTTTACCAAGGCTGCGGCCCGGCTGAACTACTCTCAGTCCGGCATCAGCCGCATGATCGCCGACCTGGAGCGGGACTGGGGGGTGGCGCTGGTGCGGCGGGGCCGCGCCGGGGTGGTGCTGACCTCTGACGGGGTCCGCCTGCTGCCCTACGCCCGGGAGGTATGCCAGGCGCAGGGGCGGCTGCAGGCCCGGGTGGAGGAGCTGGGGGAGCTGCAATCCGGCCTGATCCGCATCGGCACCTTCTCAAGCGTGGCCACCCATTGGCTGCCCGGCATCATCAAAGCCTTTCAGCGGGATTATCCCAACGTGGATTACGAGCTGCTGCTGGGGGATTATACCGAGATCGAGAGCTGGATCGCCGCCGGCCGGGTAGACTGCGGCTTTTTGCGTCTGCCCACCCGGCCGGAGTTTGAGACCCTCTTTTTAGAGCAGGATCCGCTTTTGGCCATCCTGCCCCCGGACCATCCGCTGGCCGGGCAGCAGCGCTTCCCCATCGCAGCTTTCGACGGCGCGCCGTTTATGCTGCTGGAAAAGGGGGCCAAGGCCGAGATCTCCCAGGTGCTGGAGCGCAACGGCGTGCGGCCCCACGTGCACTTTACCACCTGGGATGATTACGCCATTTTATCCATGGTGGAAAGCGGGCTGGGGCTGAGCATCCTCCCGGAGCTGATCCTGCGGCGCGTCCCCTACCAGGTGGCCATCCGCCCGCTGGATGTGCCCGCCTACCGGCAGATCGGCCTGGCCCTGCGGGACAGCAAGGCGGCGCCCAAGGCCGTGCGCCGCTTTATCGAGTACCTGCCCTGCCGCAATGGATAA
- a CDS encoding DMT family transporter: protein MAKHYGKYFLALLLFGSNGVVSSRIPLNSYEIVFWRTLIGSAFLLGLLGLTRARAWRRPEGRHLLFVALSGGAMGASWICLFEAYSTVGVSVATLAYYCGPVIVMALSPLLFGERMTLAKALGFGAVLLGMFWVNGAALAGGAAPLGLVCGALSALLYAAMVIFNKKAKSITGLQNAALQLLAGFLTVAVYTLARGGAALPAQMGELAPLLFLGLVNTGLGCYLYFSAIGRLPAGTVAICGYLEPLSALGFAALLLGEALSPLQLAGAALILGGAAAGELLGRPGRWGIKRAPGGR, encoded by the coding sequence ATGGCAAAGCACTACGGCAAGTATTTTCTGGCGCTGCTGCTCTTTGGCTCAAACGGGGTGGTGTCCAGCCGCATCCCCTTGAACAGCTATGAGATCGTGTTTTGGCGCACGCTGATCGGCTCGGCTTTTTTGCTGGGGCTGCTCGGCCTGACCCGGGCGCGGGCGTGGCGTAGGCCCGAGGGGCGGCACCTGTTGTTTGTGGCCCTGTCCGGCGGGGCGATGGGGGCCAGCTGGATCTGCCTGTTTGAGGCCTATTCCACCGTGGGGGTCAGCGTGGCCACGTTGGCCTACTATTGCGGCCCGGTGATCGTGATGGCGCTGTCCCCCCTGCTGTTTGGCGAGCGGATGACCCTGGCCAAGGCCCTGGGGTTTGGGGCGGTGCTGTTGGGCATGTTTTGGGTAAACGGGGCCGCCCTGGCGGGGGGCGCGGCGCCCTTAGGGCTGGTGTGCGGGGCGCTTTCGGCCCTGCTGTACGCGGCCATGGTGATCTTCAACAAAAAGGCTAAAAGCATCACCGGCCTGCAAAACGCGGCGCTGCAGCTGCTGGCGGGCTTCCTTACGGTGGCGGTATATACCCTGGCGCGCGGGGGCGCGGCCCTGCCCGCGCAGATGGGAGAGCTGGCGCCGCTGCTGTTTTTGGGGCTGGTCAATACCGGGCTGGGGTGCTATCTGTACTTTTCGGCCATCGGGCGCCTGCCCGCCGGCACCGTGGCCATCTGCGGCTATCTGGAGCCCTTAAGCGCGCTGGGGTTTGCCGCCCTGCTGCTGGGCGAGGCGCTGTCCCCCCTGCAGTTGGCGGGCGCGGCGCTGATCTTGGGCGGCGCGGCGGCCGGGGAACTGCTGGGCCGCCCTGGAAGATGGGGCATAAAAAGAGCGCCGGGCGGTAGATGA
- a CDS encoding cytidine deaminase family protein yields MDNWQKLYEAARAVQADRALSPFIQAGGVAAAILTRKGNIYLGVCMDTASSLGMCAERAAIANMVTCGEQEIDKLVAVMPDGRVGPPCGACRELMMQLGPDSARIEILMDYPGRKTVTLGALVPDWWGGERFDAL; encoded by the coding sequence ATGGATAACTGGCAAAAGCTGTATGAGGCGGCCCGGGCCGTGCAGGCGGACCGCGCCCTCTCCCCCTTTATCCAGGCGGGCGGGGTGGCGGCGGCTATTTTGACCCGTAAGGGAAATATTTACCTGGGCGTGTGCATGGATACGGCCAGCTCCTTGGGGATGTGCGCCGAGCGGGCGGCCATCGCCAACATGGTCACCTGCGGCGAGCAGGAGATCGACAAACTGGTGGCCGTGATGCCGGACGGACGGGTGGGCCCGCCCTGCGGCGCTTGCCGGGAGCTGATGATGCAGCTGGGCCCGGACAGCGCCCGCATCGAGATCTTGATGGATTACCCCGGGAGAAAGACCGTGACCCTGGGGGCGCTTGTCCCCGACTGGTGGGGCGGGGAAAGATTTGACGCGCTTTAA